The Bacteroidota bacterium genome has a segment encoding these proteins:
- a CDS encoding LD-carboxypeptidase encodes MPPIVKATDEIYLLSTARAMSAEQRTAFVQQVAALGFSPIAGRSLSMQQGVLAGTDADRLADLQAALDHPTAQAIWCGRGGYGTSRLLDALDWTAYRRQPKWVVGFSDTTALLAAALAAGGYALHGVMGFQAGQPAYAGAWQGVKSLLMGAPMHYHWPASTHCLPGTASGRLVGGNLSLLAHMVGCRQEFDYQDAILFIEEIDEYLYSLDRMLVQLARSGRLAHIRGVVLGAFTQIQDNADPFGLSLAEILIRAFQGRGIPVAFGFPAGHEPPNLPLVLGAQVQLSQAVGTWQLAEAGARQRQLRRG; translated from the coding sequence ATGCCCCCTATCGTGAAGGCCACAGATGAGATCTATTTGCTCAGCACTGCGCGTGCTATGAGCGCGGAGCAGCGTACCGCCTTTGTGCAGCAGGTGGCAGCCCTGGGCTTTAGCCCGATAGCAGGGCGGAGCCTGAGTATGCAGCAGGGCGTACTGGCCGGCACAGATGCCGATCGGCTGGCCGACCTACAGGCCGCGCTAGACCACCCCACAGCCCAGGCCATCTGGTGCGGGCGGGGGGGCTACGGCACCAGCCGACTGCTAGACGCACTGGACTGGACAGCCTACCGCCGACAGCCCAAGTGGGTGGTTGGTTTTTCGGACACTACGGCCCTGCTAGCAGCAGCACTGGCCGCGGGGGGATACGCCCTGCATGGGGTGATGGGTTTTCAGGCGGGGCAGCCTGCCTATGCCGGGGCCTGGCAGGGTGTAAAGAGCCTGCTGATGGGGGCACCTATGCACTACCACTGGCCCGCCAGCACCCACTGCCTGCCCGGAACGGCCAGCGGCAGGCTGGTGGGCGGAAACCTGAGTCTGCTGGCACACATGGTGGGCTGCCGTCAGGAGTTTGACTACCAGGATGCGATCCTTTTTATAGAAGAAATAGACGAGTACCTGTATAGCCTGGACCGCATGCTGGTACAGCTGGCGCGATCGGGCAGGCTGGCCCATATACGCGGGGTGGTGCTGGGTGCCTTCACTCAGATACAAGACAACGCGGATCCCTTTGGGCTAAGCCTGGCCGAGATCCTGATCCGGGCCTTCCAGGGTCGGGGCATCCCCGTTGCCTTTGGCTTCCCAGCCGGGCACGAGCCACCCAACCTGCCGCTTGTATTGGGTGCCCAGGTCCAGCTTAGCCAGGCTGTCGGCACCTGGCAGCTGGCGGAGGCAGGGGCCAGGCAAAGGCAGCTACGGCGGGGCTAG
- a CDS encoding polysaccharide deacetylase family protein yields MWAKLLNGLGRVIPLREMVSLHQGKLLVVLYHLVCDDYLPHVRPLYAYRSVPTLDADIETFLKHYIPITLPELIAQRHTLRPFEHPRILLTFDDGLRQCADIVAPMLAAKGIPAAFFLCPPLMDNRQLMYRHQVALLLHRLEEQPQLAHAMRSCFQEAGYPAQSAAPNLRALKAQDQPLLERLTQLAELDIPAFLATQRPYMTWAQAREMQRMGFDFGAHSLHHWPYQGLTEAEQLEETRASLDIVQQQLALPYRAFAFPFYDHGLPRTLLYRLVRGPQRIADLTLGTSGLKRDVHRRSLQRVDMERWPLPATSILKQAYLRAAMRTLALRNRMKRA; encoded by the coding sequence ATGTGGGCTAAACTGCTGAATGGCCTGGGCCGTGTAATCCCCCTGCGCGAAATGGTGAGCCTGCATCAGGGAAAGCTCCTGGTGGTGCTGTACCACCTGGTGTGCGATGATTACCTGCCCCATGTACGCCCCCTGTACGCCTACCGCTCGGTACCCACCCTGGATGCAGACATTGAAACATTCCTGAAACACTACATTCCCATTACCCTGCCCGAGCTGATCGCGCAACGCCACACACTACGGCCCTTTGAGCATCCGCGCATCCTGCTCACCTTCGACGATGGCCTGCGCCAATGTGCCGATATTGTGGCACCCATGCTGGCAGCCAAGGGCATCCCGGCAGCTTTCTTTCTTTGCCCGCCACTCATGGACAATCGGCAGCTGATGTATCGCCACCAGGTAGCCCTGCTGCTGCACCGGCTGGAGGAGCAGCCCCAGCTGGCACATGCCATGCGCAGCTGCTTTCAGGAGGCGGGCTACCCGGCGCAGTCGGCAGCGCCGAACCTGCGGGCACTGAAGGCGCAGGACCAACCCCTGCTGGAGCGGCTGACCCAGCTGGCCGAACTGGATATCCCCGCCTTTCTGGCTACGCAGCGGCCCTACATGACTTGGGCCCAGGCCCGTGAGATGCAGCGCATGGGCTTCGACTTTGGCGCCCACAGCCTGCACCACTGGCCCTACCAGGGCCTGACGGAAGCCGAGCAGCTGGAGGAGACGCGTGCCAGCCTGGACATCGTGCAGCAGCAGCTGGCACTACCCTATCGCGCCTTTGCCTTCCCGTTTTATGACCATGGTTTACCCCGCACGCTCCTGTACAGGCTGGTGCGGGGGCCGCAGCGCATAGCAGATCTGACGTTGGGCACCTCGGGCCTAAAGCGCGATGTGCACCGCCGGAGCCTGCAGCGCGTAGACATGGAAAGGTGGCCGCTACCCGCCACATCCATCCTGAAACAGGCGTATCTTAGGGCCGCCATGCGGACACTTGCCCTGAGAAACCGAATGAAACGCGCATGA
- a CDS encoding NAD-dependent deacylase — MTEPQAPTPSPTHRPERPLLVVLSGAGMSAESGIPTFRDAGGLWEGHRVEAVASPEAWARDPGRVLRFYNLRREAAWQAQPHLGHHILARLEAAFRVVILTQNVDALHERAGSSQVLHLHGELSKVRSTLNPRYIQEVGGAAIQLGDTCPQGAQLRPHIVWFGEDVPLYPQAAKLASQADLFLVVGTSLQVYPAAGLIDYVPAHSPIWLIDQKVPAVSRKGLRVLETSASEGLSLLAKQLAPELYVG, encoded by the coding sequence ATGACGGAGCCACAAGCCCCAACCCCTAGCCCGACGCACCGACCTGAACGCCCGCTACTCGTAGTACTCAGCGGGGCAGGCATGAGCGCCGAGAGCGGCATCCCCACTTTTCGCGATGCGGGGGGGCTGTGGGAGGGCCATCGGGTAGAAGCCGTAGCCAGCCCCGAAGCATGGGCGCGAGATCCGGGGCGGGTACTCCGCTTCTACAACCTGCGGCGGGAAGCAGCCTGGCAGGCCCAGCCCCATCTGGGGCACCACATCCTGGCCCGGCTCGAAGCCGCTTTTCGTGTGGTAATTCTTACACAGAACGTAGATGCGCTGCACGAACGGGCGGGTAGCAGCCAAGTGCTACACCTGCACGGCGAGCTGAGCAAGGTGCGCAGTACCTTGAACCCCCGGTACATCCAGGAGGTGGGCGGCGCAGCCATCCAGCTGGGCGATACCTGCCCGCAGGGGGCCCAGCTACGCCCGCATATCGTTTGGTTTGGCGAGGATGTGCCCCTGTACCCCCAGGCAGCCAAACTGGCTAGCCAGGCAGATCTGTTCCTCGTGGTAGGTACCAGCCTGCAGGTGTACCCGGCGGCTGGGCTGATAGACTATGTGCCAGCACACAGCCCCATATGGCTGATCGACCAAAAGGTACCAGCCGTTAGCCGAAAAGGCCTGCGCGTACTGGAGACATCGGCTAGCGAGGGCCTGAGCCTGCTGGCAAAACAGCTGGCACCCGAACTATATGTGGGCTAA
- the hisS gene encoding histidine--tRNA ligase has protein sequence MSHTAPSLPSGTRDFLPHETLNRQYLFGVIRQVFAKFGYQPIETPAMEKLSVLTGKYGEEGDQLIFKILNNGDYLSKVDEALLARRDSKALIPQLAERALRYDLTVPFARYVVMHQNELAFPFKRYQIQPVWRADRPQKGRYREFYQCDVDVVGSNSLLHEAEFIAIYDEVLSTLGLRDFSIRLNHRALLQSLTELAGVPDQFADVCVAIDKLDKIGPDGVARELSERGLRPEAAQQILSLIGLKGSPQAMLDELGPLVAATPSGSRGIAELREVLRLAEYMGIRQAKVEIDLTLARGLSYYTGTIFEVVSHEVQMGSLGGGGRYDNLTGMFGRNGLSGAGISLGAERIYDVLEALGLFGQLPHQGTQVLILHTAEAEADECRMLSQLRSCGIASERYPEPAKLGKQFGYADKKRIPWCVLYGAEERQEGLLSLKNMQTGEQQRLTPHALLAILGHDGATSPNP, from the coding sequence ATGTCTCACACCGCTCCCAGCCTCCCCAGTGGCACGCGAGATTTTTTGCCACACGAAACCCTGAACCGGCAGTACCTGTTTGGGGTCATCCGCCAGGTATTTGCCAAATTTGGCTACCAGCCCATCGAAACCCCTGCCATGGAAAAGCTGAGTGTGCTGACCGGCAAGTATGGCGAGGAGGGCGACCAGCTGATCTTCAAGATCCTGAACAATGGCGACTACCTGAGCAAGGTGGATGAGGCCCTGCTGGCCCGCAGAGACAGCAAGGCCCTGATCCCCCAGCTGGCAGAACGGGCCCTGCGCTATGACCTTACGGTGCCCTTTGCCCGCTATGTGGTGATGCACCAGAACGAGCTGGCCTTCCCCTTCAAGCGCTACCAGATACAGCCGGTGTGGCGGGCCGACCGCCCGCAGAAGGGCCGATACCGAGAGTTCTACCAGTGCGACGTGGATGTAGTGGGCAGCAACAGCCTGCTACACGAGGCCGAGTTTATCGCCATCTACGACGAAGTGCTGAGTACCCTGGGCCTGCGAGACTTCAGCATACGGCTGAACCACCGCGCCCTGCTGCAGAGCCTGACCGAGCTGGCAGGGGTGCCCGATCAATTTGCGGATGTATGCGTGGCGATCGACAAGCTGGACAAAATTGGCCCCGATGGCGTAGCCCGAGAACTGAGCGAGCGCGGCCTGCGCCCCGAGGCTGCCCAGCAGATTCTCTCCCTCATTGGGCTAAAGGGTAGCCCCCAGGCCATGCTGGATGAGCTAGGCCCCCTGGTAGCAGCCACCCCATCGGGTAGCCGTGGCATAGCCGAGCTACGGGAGGTACTACGGCTGGCCGAATACATGGGCATTCGCCAGGCAAAAGTGGAGATAGACCTCACCCTGGCCCGCGGCCTCAGCTACTACACGGGCACCATCTTCGAGGTAGTGAGCCATGAGGTTCAGATGGGCAGCCTGGGCGGCGGGGGGCGCTACGACAACCTGACGGGCATGTTTGGCCGAAATGGCCTGAGTGGGGCAGGTATCTCACTGGGGGCTGAGCGCATCTACGATGTGCTGGAGGCCCTGGGGCTTTTTGGCCAGCTGCCCCACCAGGGCACACAGGTGCTCATCCTGCACACGGCCGAGGCCGAGGCCGATGAATGCCGGATGCTGAGCCAGCTACGTAGCTGCGGCATAGCCAGCGAGCGCTACCCGGAGCCTGCCAAACTGGGCAAGCAGTTTGGCTATGCCGACAAGAAGCGCATACCCTGGTGTGTACTATATGGAGCAGAAGAGCGGCAAGAGGGGCTGCTAAGCCTAAAGAACATGCAAACCGGCGAACAGCAACGCTTGACCCCGCATGCGCTGCTTGCTATCTTGGGCCATGACGGAGCCACAAGCCCCAACCCCTAG
- a CDS encoding AAA family ATPase, whose amino-acid sequence MHIEQLEIKNYKSLREVKLSNIPKMAVFLGANGVGKSTLLDVFGFLNDALKNNVKTAINNRGGFAQVISRDQTGDIEIKIKFRNETPNLQKQPLITYELAVGLKGGEIVVKRERLQYRRGQHGRPWKFLDFAEGKGSAITNEQDFGKLDNTEEPEREEREDQTLDAPNILAIKGLGQFQRFRAISEFRKLIENWYVANFQIPDAKLSQEIGVAQQLSPTGHNLAQVAEYLHDHHPGIFQEILKKMSKRVPGVEEVEAEKTIDGRIVLKFKDGSFKDPFISRFVSDVTLKMFAYLLLLHDPHPRPLLCVEEPENYLYPDLLGQLAEEFRDYAYRGGQVFITTHSPDFVNHLEPKEVFWLSKKAGQTQVHHASDHEILVSLCKAGDQLGYLWTQDLFPDIDPV is encoded by the coding sequence ATGCACATCGAACAACTCGAGATCAAAAACTACAAAAGCCTAAGGGAGGTCAAGCTAAGCAACATCCCCAAAATGGCTGTTTTTTTGGGTGCAAATGGCGTAGGGAAATCCACCCTGCTAGACGTATTCGGCTTTCTGAACGACGCGCTGAAGAACAATGTGAAGACGGCGATCAACAACCGGGGCGGTTTTGCCCAGGTAATCTCGCGCGACCAGACCGGCGACATTGAGATCAAGATCAAGTTTCGCAACGAAACCCCCAATCTCCAAAAACAGCCCCTCATTACCTACGAGCTTGCCGTAGGGCTAAAGGGCGGAGAGATAGTAGTAAAACGGGAACGGCTGCAGTACCGGCGGGGCCAGCACGGGAGACCCTGGAAGTTTCTTGACTTTGCCGAAGGAAAAGGCAGTGCCATTACCAACGAGCAGGACTTCGGAAAATTGGATAACACCGAGGAACCCGAGCGGGAAGAAAGAGAGGACCAAACCCTGGACGCGCCCAATATCCTGGCCATCAAGGGACTCGGGCAGTTTCAGCGCTTCCGGGCCATCTCCGAGTTCCGGAAGCTGATTGAGAACTGGTATGTAGCAAACTTTCAGATACCGGATGCCAAGCTAAGCCAGGAGATAGGGGTAGCCCAGCAGCTCTCGCCCACGGGTCACAACCTGGCCCAGGTGGCAGAGTATCTGCACGACCACCACCCGGGTATTTTTCAGGAGATCCTGAAAAAAATGAGCAAGCGGGTACCGGGAGTGGAGGAAGTGGAAGCTGAAAAAACGATAGATGGCCGGATTGTGCTCAAGTTCAAGGACGGTTCCTTCAAAGATCCCTTCATATCCCGCTTCGTTTCGGACGTTACCCTGAAAATGTTTGCGTACCTGCTGCTGCTGCACGACCCCCACCCCAGGCCCCTGCTGTGCGTAGAAGAGCCGGAGAACTACCTGTACCCAGACCTGCTGGGGCAGCTAGCCGAAGAGTTCCGAGACTATGCCTACCGGGGCGGGCAGGTATTTATCACCACCCACAGCCCCGACTTTGTAAATCATCTGGAGCCAAAGGAAGTGTTCTGGCTATCAAAGAAGGCGGGCCAGACCCAAGTGCACCATGCGAGCGACCATGAGATACTGGTCAGCCTATGCAAAGCAGGAGACCAGCTGGGCTATCTGTGGACGCAGGACCTTTTCCCCGATATAGACCCCGTATGA
- the rpsB gene encoding 30S ribosomal protein S2 translates to MATITQDQLLEAGVHFGHLSRKWNPHMAPYIFMQRNSIHIIDLNKTEKMLEQACLVARQLAVTGRKIMFVGTKKQAKDVIRELAIEVNMPYVTERWLGGMLTNFATVRKSVKKLQSIEKMELDGTFDLLQKKERLMLSREKAKLEAVLGGITELNRLPAALFVVDIVKEHIAIAEARKLNIPTIAIVDTNSNPNVVDFPIPGNDDAAKSIHLLTKAITDSIREGLEERKLQKEKEKDEEGKDKEKEQA, encoded by the coding sequence ATGGCTACCATTACCCAAGACCAACTGCTGGAAGCCGGCGTACACTTTGGCCACCTCTCGCGCAAGTGGAATCCCCACATGGCGCCTTACATCTTCATGCAGCGTAACAGCATCCACATCATCGATCTGAACAAGACCGAAAAGATGCTGGAGCAAGCCTGCCTGGTAGCCCGGCAGCTAGCTGTTACTGGCCGAAAAATCATGTTTGTCGGCACAAAAAAGCAAGCCAAGGACGTTATCCGCGAGCTCGCGATAGAGGTGAACATGCCCTATGTAACCGAGCGCTGGCTGGGTGGCATGCTCACAAACTTTGCCACGGTGCGCAAGAGCGTTAAAAAGCTGCAGAGCATCGAGAAAATGGAGCTGGACGGCACCTTCGACCTGCTGCAAAAGAAAGAACGCCTGATGCTAAGCCGCGAGAAGGCAAAACTGGAGGCCGTGCTGGGTGGCATCACCGAACTGAACCGCCTGCCCGCTGCCCTCTTTGTAGTAGACATTGTGAAAGAACACATTGCTATAGCCGAAGCGCGCAAGCTGAACATCCCCACCATTGCCATTGTAGATACCAATAGCAACCCCAACGTGGTAGACTTTCCCATACCGGGCAATGACGATGCGGCCAAGTCCATACACCTGCTAACCAAAGCCATTACCGACTCGATTCGCGAAGGCCTGGAGGAGCGCAAGCTTCAGAAAGAAAAGGAAAAGGACGAAGAAGGCAAAGACAAGGAGAAAGAACAGGCCTAA
- the rpsI gene encoding 30S ribosomal protein S9, which produces MEKLNTIGRRKRSVARVYLADGSGAFVINDREADTFLNNDVLRMKVRQPFQLLQLEQAQFDIRVNVAGGGINGQAEAIRLGIARALEQYNPEHRGSLKKAGMLSVDSRQVERKKYGKPKARKSFQFSKR; this is translated from the coding sequence ATGGAAAAACTGAATACCATCGGACGCCGCAAGCGCTCTGTAGCGCGCGTGTATCTGGCAGACGGCAGCGGTGCATTTGTGATAAACGACCGCGAAGCCGATACCTTCCTGAATAACGATGTGCTGCGCATGAAGGTGCGCCAGCCCTTCCAGCTGCTACAGCTGGAGCAGGCACAGTTCGACATCCGTGTGAATGTAGCCGGTGGCGGCATAAACGGCCAGGCCGAGGCCATCCGCCTGGGCATTGCACGCGCACTGGAGCAATACAATCCCGAGCACCGCGGTAGCCTGAAAAAAGCCGGCATGCTAAGCGTAGACAGCCGCCAGGTAGAACGCAAAAAGTACGGCAAGCCCAAAGCCCGCAAGAGTTTCCAATTCTCAAAACGTTAA
- the rplM gene encoding 50S ribosomal protein L13 — protein sequence MDSLSYKTTSITPEQIEHKWVLIDATDLVLGRLASQVAAMLRGKHKPYFTPNLDCGDHVVIVNAERVRLTGNKINTHTFVYHTGYPGGQRERSAALILEKNPEQLLENAIRRMLPKNKLGHQIISKLHVYAGEAHKHEAQNPQPLAL from the coding sequence ATGGATTCTTTAAGCTATAAAACAACCTCCATCACACCCGAGCAGATAGAGCATAAGTGGGTGCTGATCGATGCGACCGACCTGGTGTTGGGTCGCCTGGCGAGCCAAGTAGCAGCCATGCTACGCGGAAAGCATAAGCCCTACTTTACCCCGAACCTGGACTGTGGGGATCATGTGGTGATCGTGAATGCCGAACGCGTACGCCTTACCGGAAACAAGATCAATACACACACCTTTGTGTACCATACCGGCTACCCCGGCGGGCAGCGCGAGCGTAGTGCAGCCCTGATCCTGGAAAAAAATCCGGAGCAACTGCTGGAAAACGCCATACGCCGCATGCTACCCAAAAACAAGCTGGGCCACCAGATCATCAGCAAGCTGCACGTATATGCTGGCGAAGCCCACAAGCATGAAGCACAGAATCCTCAACCCCTAGCGCTATAA
- the rpsL gene encoding 30S ribosomal protein S12, with the protein MPTISQLVRKGRIVPATKSKSPALDSCPQRRGVCTRVYTTTPKKPNSALRKVARVKLSNNKEVNAYIPGEGHNLQEHSIVLVRGGRVKDLPGVRYHIVRGALDTAGVNDRKQARSKYGTKRPKAGKTAAPAAKTGKKK; encoded by the coding sequence ATGCCCACTATTTCGCAACTTGTTCGCAAAGGCCGGATTGTACCGGCTACCAAAAGCAAGAGCCCCGCGCTGGACTCCTGTCCGCAGCGCCGCGGTGTGTGCACCCGTGTGTACACCACCACCCCCAAGAAACCGAACTCTGCCCTGCGTAAGGTAGCGCGGGTAAAGCTGAGCAATAACAAGGAAGTGAACGCCTATATACCCGGTGAGGGCCACAACCTACAGGAACACAGCATTGTGCTGGTGCGGGGTGGCAGGGTAAAAGACCTTCCCGGTGTGCGTTACCACATTGTACGCGGAGCACTGGATACTGCCGGTGTGAATGACCGCAAGCAAGCACGTAGCAAGTATGGCACCAAGCGGCCAAAGGCCGGCAAAACAGCCGCACCCGCAGCTAAAACCGGCAAAAAGAAATAA
- the rpsG gene encoding 30S ribosomal protein S7, giving the protein MRNKRAPKRQITPDPKYGSELVTKYVNRLMEDGKKSVAYGIFYGALDIVEKKTGESGLQKFEEALNNIMPVVEVRSRRVGGATFQIPTEVRPVRRQSLGMKWLTMFARKRGEKTMRERLAGEIIAAANNEGAAVKKKDDTHRMAEANKAFSHFRF; this is encoded by the coding sequence ATGAGAAACAAGAGAGCACCCAAGCGCCAGATAACGCCCGACCCAAAATACGGTAGCGAGCTGGTAACCAAGTATGTAAACCGCCTGATGGAAGACGGTAAGAAAAGCGTAGCCTATGGTATCTTCTACGGTGCGCTGGACATAGTGGAGAAAAAGACCGGTGAAAGCGGCCTGCAAAAATTTGAAGAGGCCCTGAATAACATCATGCCGGTGGTAGAAGTGCGTAGCCGCAGGGTAGGGGGTGCCACATTCCAGATCCCAACTGAGGTACGGCCCGTTCGTCGCCAGAGTCTGGGCATGAAGTGGCTCACCATGTTTGCCCGCAAGCGGGGAGAAAAAACCATGCGCGAGCGACTGGCAGGCGAGATCATTGCTGCTGCTAACAACGAGGGCGCAGCCGTGAAGAAAAAGGATGATACCCACCGCATGGCCGAGGCAAACAAAGCCTTCTCTCACTTCCGCTTCTAG
- the fusA gene encoding elongation factor G — translation MKKTDLPHTRNIGIMAHIDAGKTTTTERILFYTGITHKIGEVHDGAATMDWMEQEQERGITITSAATTTFWRYNNEEYRINIIDTPGHVDFTVEVERSLRVLDGAVAVFCSVGGVEPQSETVWRQANKYKVPRIAFVNKMDRMGADFFNVVNQVKERLGANPVPLQVPIGAEEHFKGVVDLITNKAIVWNESDYGMTFEHIEIPADLKEEVATWRQHLIESVAEFDDALMEKFFEDENSITEDELNNAIREATLNFKITPMMCGSAFKNKGVQTMLDAVCKYMPSPLDVPPVEGINPDSEETEIRKADASEPFAGLAFKIMTDPYVGRLAFVRAYSGRLEAGSYVLNTRTGNKERISRLLQMHANKQNQIDAVEAGDIAAAVGFKDIRTGDTLCALDKPIVLESMSFPDPVIEKAIEPKTQGDADRLANGLSKLAEEDPTFKVKIDEESGQTIIAGMGELHLEILIDRLKREFKVEVNEGQPQVSYRETITTRVTHREKYSKQTGGRGKFADIEVEIYPLPSEGELNFEFKNEIKGGSIPREFIPSVEKGLKNSLKDGILAGFEAVNIGARLFDGSFHPVDSDGFSFETAGRFAFRTACRKASPIILEPIMMVEVVTPEEYMGAIVGDLNKRRGQVNNMESRSGGEKVIKAKVPLSEMFGYVTQLRTLSSGRAVSTMVFHAYEPTPRNVQEEIVAKSKGLKEIEA, via the coding sequence ATGAAAAAGACCGACCTTCCCCACACCCGAAATATTGGCATCATGGCCCACATAGATGCCGGGAAGACTACTACTACCGAGCGCATCCTGTTCTACACCGGTATTACCCACAAGATTGGTGAAGTGCATGATGGTGCCGCCACCATGGACTGGATGGAGCAGGAGCAAGAGCGCGGTATTACCATTACCTCTGCCGCTACCACTACCTTCTGGCGCTACAATAACGAGGAGTATCGGATCAACATCATCGACACCCCTGGCCACGTAGACTTTACCGTAGAGGTGGAACGCTCGCTGCGTGTGCTAGACGGCGCAGTAGCCGTGTTCTGTTCGGTGGGCGGTGTTGAGCCTCAGAGCGAAACCGTATGGCGCCAGGCCAACAAGTACAAAGTGCCTCGTATTGCCTTTGTAAATAAAATGGACCGTATGGGTGCCGATTTCTTCAATGTGGTAAACCAGGTAAAGGAGCGTCTGGGCGCAAACCCCGTTCCACTGCAGGTACCCATCGGAGCCGAAGAGCACTTCAAGGGCGTAGTAGACCTGATTACCAATAAGGCTATTGTGTGGAATGAGTCAGACTACGGAATGACCTTTGAGCATATAGAGATACCCGCCGATCTGAAGGAGGAGGTAGCCACTTGGCGCCAGCACCTCATCGAGTCGGTAGCCGAGTTTGACGATGCCCTGATGGAAAAATTCTTCGAGGATGAAAACAGCATCACGGAGGATGAACTAAACAACGCCATACGCGAAGCAACGCTGAACTTCAAGATCACACCCATGATGTGTGGTTCAGCCTTCAAAAACAAAGGCGTGCAAACTATGCTGGATGCGGTGTGCAAGTACATGCCCAGCCCGCTGGATGTACCTCCGGTGGAGGGCATCAACCCCGACAGCGAAGAAACGGAGATCCGTAAGGCCGATGCCTCTGAGCCATTTGCTGGCTTGGCCTTCAAGATCATGACGGACCCCTACGTAGGCCGGCTGGCCTTTGTACGCGCCTATAGTGGCAGGCTAGAGGCAGGCAGCTATGTGCTCAACACCCGTACCGGGAACAAGGAGCGCATCAGCCGGCTGCTACAGATGCATGCCAACAAGCAGAATCAGATAGATGCCGTAGAGGCAGGAGATATAGCCGCTGCAGTGGGCTTTAAGGACATCCGTACTGGAGATACCCTCTGCGCACTGGACAAGCCGATCGTGCTGGAGAGCATGTCCTTCCCCGACCCCGTGATCGAAAAGGCCATCGAGCCGAAGACACAGGGCGATGCCGACCGCCTGGCCAATGGTCTCTCCAAACTGGCTGAGGAGGATCCTACCTTCAAGGTCAAGATTGACGAAGAGAGTGGCCAGACGATCATAGCTGGTATGGGCGAACTGCACCTGGAAATTCTGATCGATCGTCTTAAGCGCGAGTTCAAAGTAGAGGTGAATGAGGGGCAACCCCAGGTTTCTTACCGTGAAACCATTACCACCCGCGTTACCCACCGCGAGAAGTACTCCAAGCAGACCGGTGGCCGAGGCAAATTTGCCGATATTGAGGTGGAAATCTACCCACTTCCCTCAGAGGGCGAACTTAATTTTGAATTCAAAAACGAAATCAAGGGCGGTTCCATCCCCCGAGAGTTCATACCCTCTGTAGAGAAGGGTCTGAAGAACTCGCTCAAGGATGGTATCCTGGCTGGTTTTGAGGCCGTTAACATTGGCGCACGTCTATTTGATGGTTCTTTCCACCCGGTAGACTCCGATGGTTTCTCCTTCGAGACGGCTGGTCGTTTTGCCTTCCGTACCGCCTGCCGCAAGGCAAGCCCCATCATCCTGGAGCCAATCATGATGGTAGAGGTGGTAACCCCAGAAGAATATATGGGTGCCATAGTGGGCGACCTGAACAAGCGTCGTGGCCAGGTAAACAACATGGAAAGCCGTTCCGGTGGAGAGAAGGTAATCAAGGCAAAAGTGCCTCTGAGCGAAATGTTTGGCTATGTAACCCAACTGCGGACCCTGTCTTCGGGTCGTGCCGTAAGCACGATGGTGTTCCACGCCTATGAGCCAACCCCACGCAACGTACAGGAGGAGATTGTTGCTAAATCAAAAGGACTTAAAGAGATTGAGGCATGA
- the rpsJ gene encoding 30S ribosomal protein S10 — MRQKIRIKLKSYDHNLVDRSAEKIVKTVKTTGAVVSGPIPLPTQRSVITVNRSPHVNKKSREQFQVNSYKRLIDIFSSSSKTVDALMKLELPTGVDVEIKV, encoded by the coding sequence ATGAGACAGAAAATCCGCATAAAGCTGAAGAGCTACGACCATAATCTGGTAGACCGTAGCGCGGAAAAAATCGTGAAGACGGTAAAAACTACCGGAGCCGTGGTAAGTGGGCCCATTCCGCTACCTACCCAGCGCTCTGTAATCACGGTAAACCGCTCACCTCACGTGAACAAGAAGAGTCGTGAGCAGTTCCAGGTGAACAGCTACAAGCGCTTGATTGACATCTTCAGTTCAAGTTCAAAAACGGTAGATGCGCTGATGAAGCTGGAGCTACCGACTGGTGTAGACGTAGAAATTAAAGTGTAA